Proteins from a genomic interval of Terriglobia bacterium:
- a CDS encoding ABC transporter permease, producing the protein MQWLRINIFTAWKALGRHKLRATLTLLGISIGIAAVIAMVSIGDGANRAVIQKLESMGTNMLFVEAGNRQIQGVRTAFNTMMFEDVVAVRNQCPSVALASPNVDFRAQVGFEDHNWNTQVNGVDLDYRLIRHWNVVKGDYFSESDISSAEKVAVLGQTIVDQLFPEGKNPVGETIRIRGNPYKVVGVLETKGSSVTGSDQDDNIIIPWTTAQRKMLGIRYIKDMYISVVSREQIGMAKDQITSLMRQRHHLRSDQPDDFSIRDYTEIAEMVNETNRIMTLLLATVASLALFIGGINTMNIMLVTVTERTREIGLRMAVGAHQSDVRLQFLIEAVTLTVVGGVIGVGLGIASSAVISNVLEWPTVISLIAILVGLSVSAFVGMVFGYYPAHKAATLDPIDALRYE; encoded by the coding sequence ATGCAGTGGCTGAGAATCAATATCTTTACCGCATGGAAAGCGCTGGGGCGCCACAAACTGCGGGCGACCCTTACCCTGCTGGGCATTTCGATCGGCATTGCGGCGGTCATCGCGATGGTCTCCATTGGAGATGGCGCCAACCGGGCAGTGATTCAAAAGTTGGAAAGCATGGGCACGAACATGCTGTTCGTGGAGGCCGGCAATCGGCAGATCCAGGGCGTCCGAACGGCGTTCAACACCATGATGTTCGAAGACGTGGTGGCAGTGCGGAACCAGTGTCCCTCCGTGGCGCTGGCTTCTCCCAATGTGGATTTTCGCGCCCAGGTGGGTTTTGAAGACCACAACTGGAATACCCAGGTCAACGGCGTTGACCTGGATTATCGGCTCATCCGCCATTGGAATGTGGTCAAGGGGGATTATTTTTCTGAATCCGACATCTCGTCAGCTGAAAAGGTCGCCGTGTTGGGCCAAACGATCGTCGACCAGCTCTTCCCCGAGGGCAAGAATCCGGTCGGGGAAACCATCCGGATTCGCGGCAATCCTTACAAGGTCGTGGGCGTGTTGGAAACCAAAGGAAGCAGCGTGACGGGATCCGACCAGGATGACAACATTATCATTCCGTGGACCACGGCCCAGCGCAAGATGCTGGGCATCCGCTACATCAAGGACATGTACATCTCAGTGGTGAGTCGCGAACAAATCGGGATGGCCAAGGACCAGATCACCTCCCTGATGCGTCAGCGCCATCATCTTCGCTCCGACCAACCCGACGATTTCTCGATCCGGGATTACACCGAGATTGCGGAGATGGTGAATGAGACCAACCGGATCATGACCCTGCTGCTGGCCACCGTGGCCTCGTTGGCGCTGTTCATCGGCGGCATCAACACGATGAATATCATGCTGGTCACCGTCACCGAGCGCACCCGCGAGATCGGCCTGCGGATGGCTGTGGGCGCTCACCAGAGTGATGTCCGCCTCCAGTTTCTGATTGAGGCGGTGACCCTGACCGTGGTGGGAGGGGTGATCGGAGTGGGCCTGGGGATCGCCTCCTCTGCCGTTATCAGCAACGTCCTCGAATGGCCAACGGTGATTTCATTGATCGCTATCCTTGTGGGGCTCAGCGTCTCGGCCTTCGTGGGAATGGTGTTTGGCTATTACCCCGCCCACAAGGCCGCCACCCTGGATCCGATTGACGCCTTGCGCTACGAATAA
- a CDS encoding DUF1259 domain-containing protein gives MATLLVLPPALSLAEGEATSWKKVEAVLGRTGTYSGGTVKFGFPRTDLKVTLGGVTLKPGLALGSWVAFTGTEDSATMMGDLVLLQGEIEGVVDRLEAGGVMISALHNHLLGETPHVMYMHYMAHGNAETLAKTLKAALATTATPLALGPHSDAVKKSTAQAIKFDGKKIEEILGRKGSESAGVLSFGFPRAETIRAHGEEIPPLMGTANFINIQDAPEGVATTGDFVLIASEVNPVIQALRSAGISVTALHNHMLDEDPRLFFLHFWGEGPAVRIAAGIRSALDHVNLKH, from the coding sequence ATGGCCACGCTCTTGGTCCTCCCGCCGGCCCTTTCTTTGGCAGAAGGTGAAGCGACTTCCTGGAAGAAGGTCGAAGCGGTATTGGGAAGGACAGGAACTTACAGTGGGGGGACTGTAAAGTTCGGATTTCCCCGCACTGACCTGAAGGTGACGCTGGGGGGAGTGACGCTAAAGCCGGGATTGGCCCTGGGTTCCTGGGTGGCGTTCACAGGGACTGAAGACTCTGCCACCATGATGGGTGACCTTGTGCTCCTGCAGGGTGAAATCGAAGGGGTGGTGGACCGGCTTGAAGCCGGCGGCGTCATGATCTCCGCCCTCCACAACCACCTGCTCGGCGAGACCCCCCACGTGATGTACATGCATTACATGGCGCACGGCAACGCCGAAACCCTTGCAAAAACCTTGAAGGCTGCGCTCGCGACGACGGCTACTCCGCTGGCACTGGGCCCGCACTCAGATGCCGTGAAGAAGTCCACCGCTCAAGCCATCAAATTCGACGGCAAGAAAATCGAGGAAATCCTGGGGAGGAAGGGCTCTGAGAGTGCTGGAGTGCTCTCTTTCGGTTTTCCGCGGGCTGAAACCATCCGTGCGCACGGAGAGGAGATTCCCCCGCTGATGGGGACCGCCAATTTCATTAACATTCAGGATGCCCCCGAAGGGGTCGCGACCACGGGCGACTTTGTGCTCATCGCCAGCGAAGTCAACCCTGTGATCCAGGCCCTTCGATCTGCGGGAATTTCCGTGACCGCCCTTCACAATCACATGTTGGACGAGGACCCGCGCCTGTTCTTCCTGCATTTCTGGGGAGAAGGACCGGCGGTAAGGATCGCCGCCGGGATCCGGAGCGCACTGGACCACGTTAATCTGAAACATTGA
- a CDS encoding chromate resistance protein gives MKWITRENVKVDRVACPWLIKRFIDPSAEFIFVQEAVILERSRDLEATPFDVPKNPGVKLNHRDGYCSFETILEEFHLKGNPALARLALIVHGADIPREMHAAPESAGLYAIANGFSKTCTSDEERLEKQFPVYDALYEFCKQ, from the coding sequence ATGAAATGGATTACTCGAGAAAATGTAAAGGTCGATCGGGTGGCCTGCCCTTGGCTGATCAAACGCTTTATCGATCCGAGCGCGGAATTCATCTTTGTCCAGGAGGCGGTGATCCTGGAGCGGTCCCGGGACCTCGAGGCAACGCCCTTTGACGTCCCAAAAAATCCGGGTGTTAAGTTGAATCATCGCGATGGATACTGTTCGTTTGAAACCATCCTCGAAGAATTCCATTTAAAGGGGAATCCAGCCCTGGCACGACTCGCTCTCATCGTGCATGGCGCGGACATCCCCCGTGAAATGCATGCCGCGCCTGAAAGCGCGGGACTCTACGCCATCGCCAATGGGTTTTCCAAGACCTGCACCTCCGATGAAGAGCGCCTGGAAAAACAATTTCCGGTTTATGATGCGTTGTATGAATTCTGCAAGCAGTGA
- a CDS encoding MFS transporter, with amino-acid sequence MNPVNSLSLRKSSSIERNVIILSVAVFLVAFGEELWNSFLPKYLEALGGSIALIAVFGTFKDFLDAVYQYPGGVLSDRLGERQALTLFAGMAACGYVIYLLSSRPWMLFIGVLFVMSWSSLGSPAIFAAIGASLSSERRTLGFSWQSLLKRLPIVIAPVLGGLLIAREGMVRGVRTGLAVAVLMALFAMILQQRFYLQTPSSLSRPAGGMVLLFRSFSPVLKQLLFSDILARLAEGIAEIFIVIYAINIIGLNPKQFGLLVGVQMTTAIAGYLPAAALASRVGRKPLVFFTFICFALFPLMVAHARSFPQMFGAFVVGGLREFGEPARKAMIVNFADEQCRGRHVGLYYFIRNISVTPAAAVGGWLWHILSPNATFHAAFLCGVAGALFFLVSVHDKTQEVNA; translated from the coding sequence GTGAACCCGGTGAATTCCCTGAGCCTGCGGAAATCGTCTTCCATTGAACGCAACGTCATCATCCTGTCAGTCGCCGTTTTTCTGGTCGCTTTTGGGGAAGAGCTTTGGAACAGTTTTCTCCCGAAGTACCTGGAAGCCCTGGGCGGCTCCATCGCCCTGATTGCCGTCTTTGGCACCTTCAAGGATTTCCTCGACGCGGTTTATCAATACCCCGGAGGAGTCCTGTCTGATCGACTGGGCGAACGGCAGGCTTTGACCCTATTCGCCGGGATGGCGGCTTGTGGCTATGTCATCTACTTGCTCAGCTCGCGACCGTGGATGCTTTTCATCGGAGTTTTATTTGTCATGAGCTGGTCGTCCCTGGGGTCCCCTGCCATCTTCGCCGCGATCGGAGCCTCCCTGTCCAGCGAGCGAAGGACGCTGGGGTTTTCGTGGCAATCGTTGCTGAAACGACTGCCCATCGTCATTGCCCCCGTCCTGGGGGGACTGCTGATCGCTCGTGAGGGGATGGTTCGCGGAGTCCGGACGGGGCTGGCCGTCGCCGTCCTGATGGCTCTGTTCGCCATGATCCTTCAACAGAGGTTCTATCTTCAAACTCCATCCTCGCTTTCCCGTCCCGCCGGCGGGATGGTCCTGCTCTTCCGGAGTTTTTCGCCCGTCCTCAAGCAGCTCCTGTTTTCCGACATTCTCGCGAGACTCGCGGAGGGGATCGCCGAGATCTTTATCGTGATTTACGCCATCAACATCATTGGCCTGAACCCGAAACAATTTGGACTGCTGGTCGGCGTCCAAATGACCACCGCCATCGCGGGGTATCTCCCGGCGGCTGCTTTGGCCTCCCGCGTCGGACGGAAGCCGCTCGTATTTTTCACATTCATCTGCTTCGCCCTTTTCCCCCTGATGGTGGCGCATGCCCGGAGCTTCCCGCAAATGTTCGGCGCCTTTGTGGTCGGAGGCCTCCGCGAGTTCGGGGAACCAGCGCGGAAGGCGATGATTGTGAACTTTGCGGATGAACAATGCCGGGGACGTCATGTCGGGCTTTACTACTTTATCCGGAACATTTCGGTGACCCCGGCGGCCGCGGTCGGAGGATGGCTCTGGCACATCCTTTCACCCAACGCCACATTCCACGCTGCCTTTCTCTGCGGGGTAGCGGGAGCCCTCTTCTTTCTCGTTTCTGTTCATGATAAGACCCAGGAGGTGAATGCATGA
- a CDS encoding chromate resistance protein, with amino-acid sequence MRWLFLVHQIPPQPSQARVRIWRALKKMGAVLHRNSVYVLPYSRDQHEDFEWLSQQIRDAGGEASVFLSKALRPQEDQELRKRFQASRDADYTDLLQQSGTLGRKLDAILDRTPLSPQRTKKLLSDWEDLKSSLERIRRVDFFRSNRARAVEKQVARLGRRLQTLRSSSPETSPTSPSSERCTPNQFQGKTWVTRRDLHIDRLASAWLIRRFIDPKAKMIFAAEGRIPRGPVPFDCFGAEFSHHGDDCTFETFVKRFQLHSDSALTEIAEIVHDVDLKDEKFGRAEAAGFNLVIQSLCAAIKEDSKRLEAGLQLFNRLYGYLKQKHNSKGGHPPGRVKPPSSGRVPK; translated from the coding sequence ATGCGCTGGCTCTTTCTTGTGCATCAGATTCCCCCGCAACCGTCGCAGGCGCGCGTCAGGATCTGGCGCGCCCTGAAGAAGATGGGGGCGGTGCTGCATCGCAACTCGGTCTACGTCCTTCCTTATTCCAGAGACCAGCATGAAGACTTCGAGTGGCTCTCGCAGCAGATTCGCGACGCCGGCGGCGAGGCGTCGGTTTTTCTTTCGAAAGCCTTGAGGCCACAGGAAGACCAGGAACTCAGGAAGCGGTTCCAGGCGTCCCGGGACGCTGACTACACGGATCTATTGCAGCAGTCGGGAACCCTGGGGCGGAAACTGGACGCGATCCTCGACCGGACGCCCCTCTCCCCGCAACGGACGAAGAAACTGCTTTCGGACTGGGAAGATTTGAAGTCGTCGCTCGAGCGGATCCGGCGCGTGGATTTCTTTCGCTCAAACCGGGCCCGCGCCGTGGAGAAGCAAGTGGCCCGCCTCGGACGGCGATTGCAAACACTGCGCAGCTCGAGCCCTGAGACCTCCCCCACTTCCCCCTCAAGCGAACGTTGCACCCCGAATCAGTTCCAGGGCAAGACCTGGGTGACGCGCCGTGACCTGCATATTGACCGCCTGGCGTCGGCCTGGCTGATCCGCCGTTTTATCGATCCGAAGGCTAAAATGATCTTTGCAGCAGAAGGCCGGATCCCCCGCGGCCCGGTCCCCTTCGATTGCTTTGGTGCGGAATTCAGTCATCACGGGGACGATTGCACTTTTGAGACCTTCGTCAAGCGATTTCAGTTGCACTCCGATTCGGCTCTCACGGAGATCGCTGAAATCGTCCACGACGTCGATCTCAAAGACGAGAAGTTTGGTCGAGCCGAAGCCGCAGGATTCAACCTCGTCATCCAGTCGCTTTGTGCGGCAATCAAAGAGGATTCCAAGCGGCTGGAAGCGGGGCTCCAGCTATTCAACCGACTTTACGGATACTTGAAACAAAAGCACAATTCTAAAGGGGGACACCCCCCGGGACGAGTGAAACCTCCGTCATCCGGAAGAGTGCCGAAGTGA